The following proteins come from a genomic window of Aquimarina sp. MAR_2010_214:
- a CDS encoding RNA polymerase sigma factor RpoD/SigA has product MRQLKITKQVTNRETASLDKYLQEIGKVDLITADEEVELAQRIKAGDERALEKLTKANLRFVVSVAKQYQNQGLTLPDLINEGNLGLIKAAKRFDETRGFKFISYAVWWIRQSILQALAEQSRIVRLPLNKIGSINKINKTYAFLEQSHERPPSAEEIAKELDMTINDVKESMKNSGRHVSMDAPLVEGEDSNLYDVLNSGESPNPDRTLLHESLRTEIERALETLTPREADVIRLYFGLGDQHPMTLEEIGETFDLTRERVRQIKEKAIRRLKHTSRSKILKTYLG; this is encoded by the coding sequence ATGAGACAACTTAAAATTACGAAGCAGGTAACGAATCGTGAGACTGCATCGCTGGATAAGTATTTGCAAGAAATAGGAAAAGTAGACCTTATTACTGCAGATGAAGAGGTGGAATTAGCTCAACGTATAAAAGCTGGTGATGAGAGAGCTCTTGAAAAACTAACAAAGGCTAACCTTAGATTCGTAGTATCGGTTGCAAAACAATATCAAAATCAAGGTCTTACCCTTCCTGATTTAATTAATGAAGGTAACCTTGGATTAATTAAAGCTGCAAAACGTTTTGATGAAACTCGTGGATTTAAATTTATATCCTATGCCGTATGGTGGATTCGTCAATCTATTCTACAAGCTTTAGCAGAGCAATCTCGTATTGTTCGTTTACCATTAAACAAAATTGGTTCGATCAATAAGATCAATAAAACATATGCATTCTTAGAGCAGTCACATGAGCGCCCACCAAGTGCCGAAGAAATTGCAAAAGAATTAGACATGACCATCAATGATGTTAAAGAGTCAATGAAGAACTCTGGGCGTCATGTGAGTATGGATGCTCCACTGGTTGAAGGAGAAGATTCTAACCTTTATGATGTATTAAATTCTGGAGAATCACCAAATCCTGATAGAACGCTATTACATGAGTCTCTTCGCACAGAAATAGAACGCGCTCTAGAAACACTTACTCCTAGAGAAGCAGATGTAATACGACTTTATTTTGGCCTTGGAGATCAACACCCAATGACTCTTGAAGAAATTGGAGAAACTTTTGATCTTACACGTGAACGTGTACGTCAAATCAAAGAAAAAGCAATTCGAAGATTAAAACATACATCTAGAAGTAAAATATTAAAGACTTATTTAGGATAA
- a CDS encoding RNA polymerase sigma factor, which produces MDTRKLIKKCQKNNRKAQSELFHLYRDILFALSLKYCKNYDEAEDNLQDSFITIFKKINQYSFKGSFEGWMKRITINKAIDKYKKTSFTDININEENLADTRIDSETLNLSLDELLKHIQELPDRYRLVFNLYELDEYSHKEIAKMLHISEGTSKSNLHRAKVILKTKITSSNNCLKKIAISNG; this is translated from the coding sequence TTGGACACAAGAAAGCTAATTAAGAAGTGCCAAAAAAACAACAGGAAAGCACAAAGTGAATTGTTTCACCTTTATAGGGATATACTATTTGCTTTGAGTCTTAAGTATTGCAAAAATTATGATGAAGCAGAAGATAATTTACAAGACTCTTTTATTACAATTTTTAAAAAGATAAATCAATATAGTTTTAAAGGTTCTTTTGAAGGTTGGATGAAAAGAATAACGATTAACAAAGCTATAGACAAATATAAAAAAACATCTTTTACTGATATAAATATAAATGAAGAGAATCTCGCAGATACCAGAATTGATTCTGAAACATTAAATCTTTCATTAGATGAATTACTAAAACACATACAAGAATTACCCGACAGATATAGATTGGTTTTTAACTTATATGAGCTGGATGAGTATTCTCATAAAGAAATAGCCAAGATGTTACATATTTCTGAAGGAACTTCAAAATCAAACCTACATAGAGCAAAAGTTATACTGAAAACCAAAATAACATCTAGTAACAATTGTTTAAAAAAAATTGCAATAAGTAATGGCTGA